One region of Myxococcales bacterium genomic DNA includes:
- a CDS encoding CoA transferase — protein sequence MKAGFVSDFAVHLLRRLDVPLDDSPYFALAGELHPHFEWARSGAMALSGLPEGPPLLAPAPLASASQGALLALRMLAGKAWSGGDLDAARLLGERAAVFGFTRRGSVSPGGSCRLIRAADGWLAVNLARESDREMVSAWLEAEMGGDLWSQLETQIASQNVDRALSRARLMGLPVAPVSHSDLDELESRSWLEVTRGMKKKKQRSNAAPVVLDLSSLWAGPLCAHLLALTGARVIKLESLERPDGARAGPSRFFDLLNGGKQSIALEFGSARGRATLERLLERVDIVIESARPRALAQLGIVAEEWVARRANLTWVSITGYGRNEPEGGWVAFGDDAAAAAGLSTATAQYNQEYHDGSLPPVFCGDAIADPLAGLHAAVAALASWQSDESRLLDVSLCSVVRHVLGSAGSGWDISPAGAGKSALIERVDANQWQVRIGDEVQSVDPPLARSVAYPAQALGADTRSVLASLGVEA from the coding sequence TTGAAAGCGGGATTTGTCTCGGACTTCGCCGTTCATTTGCTGCGGCGGCTGGACGTTCCACTCGACGACTCACCGTACTTCGCTCTAGCTGGCGAGCTTCATCCCCATTTCGAATGGGCTCGCTCCGGAGCGATGGCGTTGTCCGGTCTGCCCGAAGGCCCGCCGCTTCTGGCGCCGGCACCGCTTGCGAGTGCTTCTCAGGGCGCACTGTTGGCGCTTCGCATGTTGGCGGGGAAGGCCTGGAGCGGTGGGGACCTGGACGCGGCGCGGCTGCTCGGGGAGCGGGCGGCGGTGTTCGGGTTTACACGCCGGGGTTCAGTCTCGCCGGGCGGAAGTTGTCGCTTGATCAGAGCAGCCGATGGTTGGCTTGCGGTCAACCTCGCTCGGGAGAGTGATCGAGAGATGGTGTCCGCATGGCTCGAGGCGGAAATGGGCGGCGATCTCTGGTCCCAGCTGGAGACGCAAATCGCATCGCAGAACGTAGATCGAGCCCTGTCTCGTGCGCGCCTGATGGGACTTCCCGTGGCGCCGGTTTCGCATTCGGATCTCGACGAACTCGAGTCGAGATCCTGGCTCGAAGTTACCCGGGGCATGAAAAAAAAGAAGCAACGATCCAACGCTGCTCCCGTCGTTCTCGATCTGTCGAGCTTGTGGGCCGGACCCCTGTGCGCTCATTTGCTCGCCCTCACCGGCGCCCGGGTCATCAAGCTCGAAAGCCTGGAACGACCCGATGGTGCCCGAGCGGGACCTTCACGGTTCTTTGATCTCCTGAATGGGGGCAAACAGAGCATCGCCCTCGAGTTCGGCAGCGCGCGAGGTCGCGCTACTCTCGAACGACTCCTCGAGCGCGTCGACATTGTGATCGAAAGCGCCAGGCCACGCGCGCTTGCACAGCTTGGAATCGTTGCGGAAGAGTGGGTGGCTCGCAGAGCGAACTTGACCTGGGTGAGCATCACCGGTTATGGCCGCAATGAGCCCGAAGGGGGTTGGGTGGCGTTCGGAGACGACGCGGCGGCGGCGGCTGGCCTGTCCACAGCGACGGCGCAATACAATCAGGAGTACCACGACGGCTCGCTTCCCCCCGTGTTCTGCGGCGACGCGATCGCAGATCCCCTTGCCGGACTGCACGCCGCTGTTGCGGCATTGGCGTCGTGGCAGAGCGATGAAAGTCGCCTGCTCGACGTTTCACTGTGCTCGGTGGTTCGACACGTCCTGGGCTCTGCAGGTTCGGGCTGGGATATCTCGCCGGCTGGCGCGGGGAAATCGGCGCTGATCGAGCGAGTGGATGCGAATCAATGGCAAGTTCGCATTGGGGACGAAGTTCAGTCCGTCGATCCACCGCTCGCCCGTTCGGTCGCGTACCCGGCGCAGGCTCTGGGAGCGGACACCCGTTCGGTCTTGGCATCGCTCGGGGTCGAAGCGTGA